A single genomic interval of Adhaeribacter pallidiroseus harbors:
- a CDS encoding ABC transporter ATP-binding protein produces MAKRGFGGRTSSTDDSTSGKKPLNKESFQKGLRIFQYTLPYKGKFIIGLIFLALSSSTFMIFPALTGQLVDSATGAASDNGNYFLANINWIAFGLFGVILLQGIFSFFRIYFFAQVSEFAVADIRRALYSKFVVLPIPFFEQKRVGEITSRITSDVAQVQDTFSITLAELFRQLVTLIVGVILIMIISVKLSLFMLGTFPVLVLLAFVFGKRIKKLSKATQEEIGKTNVIVEETLQAINVVKAFTNELFEIARYKQSLSNAVRNALKASYFRGAFVSFIIIGLFGGVILVLWFGASLVESQQLTIGQLVQFIIYTVFIGASVGGLGDMYGKVQTSLGAADRILEILDEPEEPTIKANQPVPSLVVEGNIEYDQVAFSYPTRPDIAVLKAISFQIQSGEKVALVGPSGAGKSTIVALLMKFYNLKGGHIRIDGTDINHLNLTALRQNIGIVPQEVLLFGGTIRENIAYGKPHATEEEIIQAAKKANAYQFIQSFPEQLDTLVGERGIKLSGGQRQRIAIARAILKNPAILILDEATSSLDSESEKLVQQAMDELMKGRTSIIIAHRLSTIRKADKIMVIENGHIVEQGTHEELSLNENGLYANLLRLQFELS; encoded by the coding sequence ATGGCTAAACGCGGATTCGGGGGAAGAACCAGCAGTACTGACGACTCAACCTCCGGCAAAAAACCACTCAACAAAGAAAGCTTCCAGAAAGGCCTTCGTATTTTTCAATACACGCTTCCTTACAAAGGTAAATTTATAATAGGTTTGATTTTTCTAGCCTTATCGAGTTCTACTTTTATGATTTTCCCGGCGCTTACGGGTCAGTTAGTAGATTCGGCTACGGGTGCGGCTTCCGATAATGGTAATTATTTCCTGGCTAATATCAACTGGATTGCCTTTGGCTTATTCGGGGTTATTCTGCTGCAAGGTATTTTCTCGTTTTTCCGGATTTACTTTTTTGCTCAGGTAAGCGAGTTTGCCGTAGCCGATATCCGGAGGGCGCTGTACTCTAAATTTGTGGTACTGCCTATTCCCTTCTTCGAGCAAAAACGGGTCGGCGAAATTACCAGCCGCATTACCTCCGATGTTGCGCAGGTACAAGATACCTTCTCGATTACTTTGGCCGAGCTTTTTCGCCAATTGGTAACCCTGATAGTGGGCGTTATTTTGATTATGATTATCTCGGTAAAGCTATCGCTGTTTATGTTGGGTACTTTTCCGGTGTTGGTTTTACTGGCCTTTGTATTCGGGAAGCGCATTAAAAAACTTTCCAAAGCTACCCAGGAAGAAATAGGGAAAACCAATGTTATCGTGGAAGAGACGCTGCAAGCGATAAACGTAGTAAAAGCGTTTACCAACGAGCTTTTTGAAATTGCCCGTTATAAGCAATCTTTATCCAATGCCGTACGCAATGCCTTAAAAGCGTCGTATTTTCGCGGCGCTTTTGTATCTTTTATCATTATCGGCCTGTTTGGCGGTGTTATCCTGGTACTTTGGTTTGGGGCTTCTTTAGTAGAAAGCCAGCAATTAACCATAGGGCAGCTTGTGCAGTTTATTATTTACACCGTGTTTATTGGCGCTTCGGTAGGTGGTTTAGGCGATATGTACGGCAAAGTGCAAACTTCTTTGGGAGCCGCCGACCGTATCCTGGAAATCCTGGATGAACCCGAAGAACCTACGATTAAAGCTAACCAACCGGTGCCCAGCTTAGTGGTAGAAGGCAATATTGAATACGATCAGGTGGCTTTCTCCTACCCGACCCGCCCCGATATTGCGGTGTTAAAGGCTATTTCGTTTCAGATTCAATCGGGTGAGAAAGTGGCTTTAGTAGGACCCAGCGGAGCTGGTAAGTCAACCATTGTGGCTTTGTTGATGAAGTTTTACAATCTAAAAGGTGGTCACATCCGCATCGACGGAACCGATATCAATCATTTAAATTTAACGGCACTGCGGCAGAACATCGGCATTGTGCCCCAGGAAGTTTTATTGTTTGGCGGTACCATCCGCGAAAATATTGCTTATGGCAAGCCCCATGCCACCGAAGAAGAAATTATCCAGGCGGCTAAAAAAGCGAATGCCTACCAATTCATCCAGTCTTTCCCGGAACAGCTCGATACGCTAGTGGGCGAACGCGGCATTAAATTATCGGGTGGTCAGCGGCAGCGGATTGCTATTGCCCGGGCCATTTTAAAAAATCCGGCTATTTTAATCCTCGACGAAGCTACCAGTTCGCTGGACTCCGAGTCGGAAAAACTGGTACAGCAGGCTATGGATGAACTCATGAAAGGCCGCACCAGCATTATTATTGCCCACCGGCTATCTACCATCCGCAAAGCCGACAAAATAATGGTAATCGAAAACGGCCACATCGTAGAGCAAGGCACCCACGAAGAATTATCCTTAAACGAGAATGGCTTGTACGCGAACTTGCTCCGGTTACAGTTTGAACTAAGCTAA